The Gorilla gorilla gorilla isolate KB3781 chromosome 17, NHGRI_mGorGor1-v2.1_pri, whole genome shotgun sequence genome contains a region encoding:
- the LOC129528414 gene encoding elongin-A3-like, with translation MAARSTTLRAVEKLQVRLATKTDPKRLEKYLQKLSALPMTADLLAETGIRKTVKRLRKHQHVGDFARDLAARWKKLVLVDRNTGPDPQDPEESASRQRFGEALQDREKAWGFPENATAPRSPSHSPEHRRTARRTPPGQQRPHPRSPSREPRAERKRPRMAPADSGPHRAPPTRTAPLPMPEGPEPAVPGKQRGRGHAHAAQGGPLLGPGCQGQPQGEAVVSHSKGHKSSRGASAQKSPPVQESHSERLQAAGADSAGPKTLPSHVFSELWDPSEAWMQANYDLLSAFEAMTSQANPEALSAPTLQEEAAFPGRRVNAKMPVYSGSRPACQLQVPTLRQQCLRVPRNNPDALGDVEGVPYSVLEPVLAGWTPDQLYRTEKDNPALARETDELWRIHCLQDFKEEKPQEHESWRELYLRLRDAREQRLRVVTAKIRSARENKPSGRQTKMICFNSVAKTPYDASRRQEKSAGAADPGDGEIEPAPKPAGSSQAPSGLGEGGGGSISGGSSNEHAAPADKTRKQAAKKVAPLMAKAIRDYKGRFSRR, from the coding sequence atggcggcacggtccactacgctgcgcgcagtggagaagctgcaggtgcgtctggccactaagacggacccgaaaaggctagagaaatatttgcagaaactctccgccttgcccatgacggcagacctcctggcggagactggaatcagaaagacggtgaagcgcctgcggaagcaccagcacgtgggcgactttgccagagacttagcggcccggtggaagaagctggtgctcgtggaccgaaacaccgggcctgacccacaggaccctgaggagagcgcttcccgacagcgcttcggggaggctcttcaggaccgggaaaaggcctggggcttcccagaaaacgcgacggcccccaggagcccatctcacagccctgagcacagacggacagcacgcagaacacctccggggcaacagagacctcacccgaggtctcccagtcgcgagcccagagccgagagaaagcgccccagaatggccccagctgattccggcccccatcgggcccctccaacgcgcaccgctcccctcccgatgcccgagggccctgagcccgctgtgcccgggaagcaacgtgGAAGAGGCCacgctcacgccgctcagggcgggcctctgctgggtccaggctgccagggccaaccccagggggaagcggtggtgagccacagcaaggggcacaaatcgtcccgcggggcttcggctcagaaatcgcctcctgtccAGGAAAGCcactcagagaggctgcaggcggccggcgctgattcggccgggccgaaaacgctgcccagccatgtcttctcagagctctgggacccctcagaggcctggatgcaggccaactacgatctgctgtccgcttttgaggccatgacctcccaggcaaacccagaagcactctccgcgccaacgctccaggaggaagctgctttccctggacgcagagtgaacgctaagatgccggtgtactcgggctccaggcctgcctgccagctccaggtgccgacgctgcgccagcagtgcctccgggtgcctaggaacaatccggacgccctcggcgacgtggaaggggtcccctactcggttcttgaacccgttctggcagggtggacgcccgatcagctgtaccgcacagagaaagacaatcccgcactcgcTCGAgagacagatgaattatggaggattcattgtctccaggacttcaaggaagaaaagccacaggagcacgagtcttggcgggagctctacctgcggcttcgggacgcccgagagcagcggctgcgagtagtgaccgcgaaaatccgatccgcacgtgaaaacaaacccagcggccgacagacaaagatgatctgtttcaactctgtggccaagacgccttatgatgcttccaggaggcaagagaagtctgcaggagccgctgaccccggagatggagagatcgagccagcccccaagcccgcaggaagcagccaggctCCCTCCGGCCTCGGGgaaggcggcggcggcagcattagcggcggcagcagcaacgagcacgcggcgcccgcggacaaaacccgaaaacaggctgccaagaaagtggccccgctgatggccaaggcgattcgagactacaagggaagattctcccgacgataa
- the LOC129528424 gene encoding elongin-A3-like, which yields MAARSTTLRAVEKLQVRLATKTDPKRLEKYLQKLSALPMTADLLAETGIRKTVKRLRKHQHVGDFARDLAARWKKLVLVDRNTGPDPQDPEESASRQRFGEALQDREKAWGFPENATAPRSPSHSPEHRRTARRTPPGQQRPHPRSPSREPRAERKRPRMAPADSGPHRAPPTRTAPLPMPEGPEPAVPGKQRGRGHAHAAQGGPLLGPGCQGQPQGEAVVSHSKGHKSSRGASAQKSPPVQESHSERLQAAGADSAGPKTLPSHVFSELWDPSEAWMQANYDLLSAFEAMTSQANPEALSAPTLQEEAAFPGRRVNAKMPVYSGSRPACQLQVPTLRQQCLRVPRNNPDALGDVEGVPYSVLEPVLAGWTPDQLYRTEKDNPALARETDELWRIHCLQDFKEEKPQEHESWRELYLRLRDAREQRLRVVTAKIRSARENKPSGRQTKMICFNSVAKTPYDASRRQEKSAGAADPGDGEIEPAPKPAGSSQAPSGLGEGGGGSISGGSSNEHAAPADKTRKQAAKKVAPLMAKAIRDYKGRFSRR from the coding sequence atggcggcacggtccactacgctgcgcgcagtggagaagctgcaggtgcgtctggccactaagacggacccgaaaaggctagagaaatatttgcagaaactctccgccttgcccatgacggcagacctcctggcggagactggaatcagaaagacggtgaagcgcctgcggaagcaccagcacgtgggcgactttgccagagacttagcggcccggtggaagaagctggtgctcgtggaccgaaacaccgggcctgacccacaggaccctgaggagagcgcttcccgacagcgcttcggggaggctcttcaggaccgggaaaaggcctggggcttcccagaaaacgcgacggcccccaggagcccatctcacagccctgagcacagacggacagcacgcagaacacctccggggcaacagagacctcacccgaggtctcccagtcgcgagcccagagccgagagaaagcgccccagaatggccccagctgattccggcccccatcgggcccctccaacgcgcactgctcccctcccgatgcccgagggccctgagcccgctgtgcccgggaagcaacgtgGAAGAGGCCacgctcacgccgctcagggcgggcctctgctgggtccaggctgccagggccaaccccagggggaagcggtggtgagccacagcaaggggcacaaatcgtcccgcggggcttcggctcagaaatcgcctcctgtccAGGAAAGCcactcagagaggctgcaggcggccggcgctgattcggccgggccgaaaacgctgcccagccatgtcttctcagagctctgggacccctcagaggcctggatgcaggccaactacgatctgctgtccgcttttgaggccatgacctcccaggcaaacccagaagcactctccgcgccaacgctccaggaggaagctgctttccctggacgcagagtgaacgctaagatgccggtgtactcgggctccaggcctgcctgccagctccaggtgccgacgctgcgccagcagtgcctccgggtgcctaggaacaatccggacgccctcggcgacgtggaaggggtcccctactcggttcttgaacccgttctggcagggtggacgcccgatcagctgtaccgcacagagaaagacaatcccgcactcgcTCGAgagacagatgaattatggaggattcattgtctccaggacttcaaggaagaaaagccacaggagcacgagtcttggcgggagctctacctgcggcttcgggacgcccgagagcagcggctgcgagtagtgaccgcgaaaatccgatccgcacgtgaaaacaaacccagcggccgacagacaaagatgatctgtttcaactctgtggccaagacgccttatgatgcttccaggaggcaagagaagtctgcaggagccgctgaccccggagatggagagatcgagccagcccccaagcccgcaggaagcagccaggctCCCTCCGGCCTCGGGgaaggcggcggcggcagcattagcggcggcagcagcaacgagcacgcggcgcccgcggacaaaacccgaaaacaggctgccaagaaagtggccccgctgatggccaaggcgattcgagactacaagggaagattctcccgacgataa
- the LOC129528419 gene encoding elongin-A3-like, with product MAARSTTLRAVEKLQVRLATKTDPKRLEKYLQKLSALPMTADLLAETGIRKTVKRLRKHQHVGDFARDLAARWKKLVLVDRNTGPDPQDPEESASRQRFGEALQDREKAWGFPENATAPRSPSHSPEHRRTARRTPPGQQRPHPRSPSREPRAERKRPRMAPADSGPHRAPPTRTAPLPMPEGPEPAVPGKQRGRGHAHAAQGGPLLGPGCQGQPQGEAVVSHSKGHKSSRGASAQKSPPVQESHSERLQAAGADSAGPKTLPSHVFSELWDPSEAWMQANYDLLSAFEAMTSQANPEALSAPTLQEEAAFPGRRVNAKMPVYSGSRPACQLQVPTLRQQCLRVPRNNPDALGDVEGVPYSVLEPVLAGWTPDQLYRTEKDNPALARETDELWRIHCLQDFKEEKPQEHESWRELYLRLRDAREQRLRVVTAKIRSARENKPSGRQTKMICFNSVAKTPYDASRRQEKSAGAADPGDGEIEPAPKPAGSSQAPSGLGEGGGGSISGGSSNEHAAPADKTRKQAAKKVAPLMAKAIRDYKGRFSRR from the coding sequence atggcggcacggtccactacgctgcgcgcagtggagaagctgcaggtgcgtctggccactaagacggacccgaaaaggctagagaaatatttgcagaaactctccgccttgcccatgacggcagacctcctggcggagactggaatcagaaagacggtgaagcgcctgcggaagcaccagcacgtgggcgactttgccagagacttagcggcccggtggaagaagctggtgctcgtggaccgaaacaccgggcctgacccacaggaccctgaggagagcgcttcccgacagcgcttcggggaggctcttcaggaccgggaaaaggcctggggcttcccagaaaacgcgacggcccccaggagcccatctcacagccctgagcacagacggacagcacgcagaacacctccggggcaacagagacctcacccgaggtctcccagtcgcgagcccagagccgagagaaagcgccccagaatggccccagctgattccggcccccatcgggcccctccaacgcgcaccgctcccctcccgatgcccgagggccctgagcccgctgtgcccgggaagcaacgcggaagaggccatgctcacgccgctcagggcgggcctctgctgggtccaggctgccagggccaaccccagggggaagcggtggtgagccacagcaaggggcacaaatcgtcccgcggggcttcggctcagaaatcgcctcctgtccAGGAAAGCcactcagagaggctgcaggcggccggcgctgattcggccgggccgaaaacgctgcccagccatgtcttctcagagctctgggacccctcagaggcctggatgcaggccaactacgatctgctgtccgcttttgaggccatgacctcccaggcaaacccagaagcactctccgcgccaacgctccaggaggaagctgctttccctggacgcagagtgaacgctaagatgccggtgtactcgggctccaggcctgcctgccagctccaggtgccgacgctgcgccagcagtgcctccgggtgcctaggaacaatccggacgccctcggcgacgtggaaggggtcccctactcggttcttgaacccgttctggcagggtggacgcccgatcagctgtaccgcacagagaaagacaatcccgcactcgcTCGAgagacagatgaattatggaggattcattgtctccaggacttcaaggaagaaaagccacaggagcacgagtcttggcgggagctctacctgcggcttcgggacgcccgagagcagcggctgcgagtagtgaccgcgaaaatccgatccgcacgtgaaaacaaacccagcggccgacagacaaagatgatctgtttcaactctgtggccaagacgccttatgatgcttccaggaggcaagagaagtctgcaggagccgctgaccccggagatggagagatcgagccagcccccaagcctgcAGGAAGCAGCCAGGCTCCCTCCGGCCTCGGGgaaggcggcggcggcagcattagcggcggcagcagcaacgagcacgcggcgcccgcggacaaaacccgaaaacaggctgccaagaaagtggccccgctgatggccaaggcgattcgagactacaagggaagattctcccgacgataa
- the LOC129528429 gene encoding elongin-A3-like yields MAARSTTLRAVEKLQVRLATKTDPKRLEKYLQKLSALPMTADLLAETGIRKTVKRLRKHQHVGDFARDLAARWKKLVLVDRNTGPDPQDPEESASRQRFGEALQDREKAWGFPENATAPRSPSHSPEHRRTARRTPPGQQRPHPRSPSREPRAERKRPRMAPADSGPHRAPPTRTAPLQMPEGPEPAVPGKQRGRGHAHAAQGGPLLGPGCQGQPQGEAVVSHSKGHKSSRGASAQKSPPVQESHSERLQAAGADSAGPKTLPSHVFSELWDPSEAWMQANYDLLSAFEAMTSQANPEALSAPTLQEEAAFPGRRVNAKMPVYSGSRPACQLQVPTLRQQCLRVPRNNPDALGDVEGVPYSVLEPVLAGWTPDQLYRTEKDNPALARETDELWRIHCLQDFKEEKPQEHESWRELYLRLRDAREQRLRVVTAKIRSARENKPSGRQTKMICFNSVAKTPYDASRRQEKSAGAADPGDGEIEPAPKPAGSSQAPSGLGEGGGGSISGGSSNEHAAPADKTRKQAAKKVAPLMAKAIRDYKGRFSRR; encoded by the coding sequence atggcggcacggtccactacgctgcgcgcagtggagaagctgcaggtgcgtctggccactaagacggacccgaaaaggctagagaaatatttgcagaaactctccgccttgcccatgacggcagacctcctggcggagactggaatcagaaagacggtgaagcgcctgcggaagcaccagcacgtgggcgactttgccagagacttagcggcccggtggaagaagctggtgctcgtggaccgaaacaccgggcctgacccacaggaccctgaggagagcgcttcccgacagcgcttcggggaggctcttcaggaccgggaaaaggcctggggcttcccagaaaacgcgacggcccccaggagcccatctcacagccctgagcacagacggacagcacgcagaacacctccggggcaacagagacctcacccgaggtctcccagtcgcgagcccagagccgagagaaagcgccccagaatggccccagctgattccggcccccatcgggcccctccaacgcgcactgCTCCCCTCcagatgcccgagggccctgagcccgctgtgcccgggaagcaacgtgGAAGAGGCCacgctcacgccgctcagggcgggcctctgctgggtccaggctgccagggccaaccccagggggaagcggtggtgagccacagcaaggggcacaaatcgtcccgcggggcttcggctcagaaatcgcctcctgtccAGGAAAGCcactcagagaggctgcaggcggccggcgctgattcggccgggccgaaaacgctgcccagccatgtcttctcagagctctgggacccctcagaggcctggatgcaggccaactacgatctgctgtccgcttttgaggccatgacctcccaggcaaacccagaagcactctccgcgccaacgctccaggaggaagctgctttccctggacgcagagtgaacgctaagatgccggtgtactcgggctccaggcctgcctgccagctccaggtgccgacgctgcgccagcagtgcctccgggTGCCTAGGAataatccggacgccctcggcgacgtggaaggggtcccctactcggttcttgaacccgttctggcagggtggacgcccgatcagctgtaccgcacagagaaagacaatcccgcactcgcTCGAgagacagatgaattatggaggattcattgtctccaggacttcaaggaagaaaagccacaggagcacgagtcttggcgggagctctacctgcggcttcgggacgcccgagagcagcggctgcgagtagtgaccgcgaaaatccgatccgcacgtgaaaacaaacccagcggccgacagacaaagatgatctgtttcaactctgtggccaagacgccttatgatgcttccaggaggcaagagaagtctgcaggagccgctgaccccggagatggagagatcgagccagcccccaagcctgcAGGAAGCAGCCAGGCTCCCTCCGGCCTCGGGgaaggcggcggcggcagcattagcggcggcagcagcaacgagcacgcggcgcccgcggacaaaacccgaaaacaggctgccaagaaagtggccccgctgatggccaaggcgattcgagactacaagggaagattctcccgacgataa